TGCGCGGTGCCGGTGGCGGCGAGGGCCTCGCGGGCAATGCGGATGTCGTCGGGCCCTTCGACGGTGAACACGCCGAGGTGGGGGTGTCGGCCCATCAGCACGATCTCGATCGCGGAATACTCAAAGGCGAGCTCCGTTTCCTGCGGCACCACGGCAATGCGCCGCGCGACCTCGCGGCGCGACAGGCGATCGAGCGGCTGGCCGCCAAGCAGGACCCGGCCGGCGGTGGGCCGCCGCGTGCCGCTCAGCAGGCGCAGCAGCGTGGTCTTGCCCGAGCCGTTGGGGCCGAGAATGCCGACGAGCGCACCCTCGGCAAGGGCGACACTGACGCCGTCGACGACGAGCGGGCCGTCGGGCGCGTAGCGAAAAGACACCTGGTCTGCGGAAAGCACTGCGCGTCGCCTCCCAGGCGTCTCACGCGCCTGTATGAGTGACTTGCCCGTGAACTGCCAGTCTCCTGACTCGCGGATCTCCACTAGGGGGCCGCTTACAGTGGCGGGACCGTGTGGGCGTTTCACCCAACTTCCCTGGCTGTCCTGGTACGCGTCTGTTGAGCTGTGGATTGTACCATCAGATACAATCAAAGCTTCGTGCTTCGAGTGCCTAGGGTGCCTAGGGTGCCTACGGTGCCTGGGGTGCCTAAGGTGCTGAAAACCAACTATGCGACAGCGTCTGACAACTGCGGGGCTCGTTGATATTGCCGACAAGGTCGAGGCCCGCGAACGGCTGTCGTTCGAGGATGGGGTCAGGCTCTTCGAGTCTACGGACCTGCTGGCGCTTGGCTGGATTGCCAATCGCGAGCGCGAGCGGCGACACGGCGACCGCACCTACTTCAATCACAACCTGCGGCTCGAGGCCACCAACGTGTGCGAGGCGTCGTGCCTGTTCTGCTCGTTCGCGCGGCTGAAGGAAGGCGACCCGGGCTCGCACACCATGTCGCTGGAGCAGATCTTTGCCAAGCTCCGCCAACGCGCTGATCAGCCGCTCACCGAAATCCACATCGTCAACGGCCTGCACCCCGGGCTGCCGTTCAGTTACTACACCGATTTGCTGAGCGGGTTGAAGCAGATCCGGCCCGGCATTCACCTGAAGTGCTTCACCGCGGTGGAGATTGCGTTCTTCGCGGACCACTACGGCATGACCGACCAGCAGGTGCTGGTCCAGTTGAAGGCGGCGGGTCTCGACTCGTTGCCCGGCGGCGGCGCCGAGATCTTCGCGCCGCGCGTGCGCCAGAAGATTTGCCACGACAAGTGCGACGGGGCGCGCTACCTCGCCATTCATCGCATTGCGCACGGCCTGGGCATGCGCACCAACGTGACCATGCTCTACGGCCACATCGAGACCACCGAGGAGCGGGTCGACCACCTGTTGCAGACGCGGACGCTGCAGGACGAGACCGGTGGGCTGCAGGCGTTCATCCCGCTGGCGTTCCATCCCGACAACAACCAGATGCGCAAGCTCCCGGCGCCGTCGGCGACCGAAACGCTGAAGGTGCACGCGGTGGCGCGGCTGGTGCTCGACAACGTCGATCACATCAAGGCGTATTGGATCTCCTGTGGCGTGGAGGTCGCGCAGACGGCGCTGTGGTTCGGCGCGGACGACCTCGACGGCACGGTGCAGGAAGAGACGATTTACCACATGGCTGGGTCATCGACGCCGACGACACTGTCGACCGATGACATCGAGCAGCTCATCCGCGATGCTGGCCGCGAGCCGATCGAACGCGATACGCTGTACAACGTGGTTCGCGTACCCGCGCCTGTAGCGTCCGGCTTTAGCCGGACCCTGTAGGTCCGCCTAAAGGCGGACACCACATTTGAGCGGACCCCACATCATGTGGCGTCCGGCTTCTTGACCCGCCGTAGCCTTGGCGAAGGCGGTTAGCCGGACCATAGCAACAAACCATGCCCACGTTCTTACCGGTTCTGAACGAAGTTGAGAAGGCGTCGCTCCATGAGCGGCAGCCCCTTCCCGATGCGTATCTGAATCTCCCGGACGAAGAGATGGCGCTGCGCATCGGCGGGGCCCGCGCGGCGCTCGGCGACCGCCTGGTCATTCTCGGCCATCACTACCAGCGCGACGAGGTGATTCGCTTCGCCGACTACACGGGTGACTCGTTCAAGCTGGCCGGCGCGATCGCCAATCACCCGGCCGCCGACTACATCGTGTTTTGCGGCGTGCACTTCATGGCCGAGAGCGCCGACATCCTGGCGCTGCCGCACCAGCGCGTGATCCTGCCCGACCTCGCCGCCGGTTGTTCGATGGCCGACATGGCGCCAGCCGATCAACTGGAGATCTGCTGGAGCGAGCTTCAGCAGATGGGCCTGGCGGACCGGGTGGTGCCGGTGACCTACATCAACTCCGCCGCCGCGATTAAATCGCTGGTCGGCGAGAACGGCGGCACCGTCTGCACGTCGTCCAACGCCGCCGCGACGCTCGAGTGGGGCTGGCAGCAGAAGGAGAAGATTCTGTTCCTGCCCGATCAGCACCTGGGCCGCAACACCGCCTTCAAGATGGGCGTGCCGCTTGACCGGATGGTGGTGTGGGATCCGTTCGAACCGTTCGGCGGCCTCACGCGCGACCAGCTCGAGCACGCACAGCTCATCCTGTGGAAGGGGCACTGCTCGGTGCATGTGCGCTTCACCCCGCAGCAGATCGACAAGGTGCGCGCCGAGCACCCCGGCATCAAGGTGATCGTGCATCCCGAGGTGCCGTTCGACGTGCTGCAGGCGGCCGACGACAGCGGCTCGACCGAATACATCCTGAAGACCGTGCGCGAGGCGCCGGCGGGCTCGTCGTGGGCCGTCGGCACCGAAGTCCACCTCGTCCACCGGCTGGCGGAAGAGGTGGCGCCCGGCAAGACCGTGGTCTCGCTCGACCAGTTCGGCTGCCTCTGCTCGACCATGTTCCGGGTGTCGCCGAACCACCTCTTGTGGGTGCTCGACTCGCTCGTCGAGGGCGAGGTCGTCAATGAAATCGTCGTGCTGGACGAGCAGAAGAAGTGGGCTAAGATCGCGTTAGATCGGATGCTTGCGATCACGTAGGTTCCATCACGAGGGTTCAAACACGGCCGTTCAATCACGGCGGTTCAAACACGAGGGTTCTAAACTATGGCTCATTCACTTCCCGCGCTGCCCTACGACGTCGCGGCGCTCGAACCGCACATCGACAGCCAGACGATGCAGATCCATCACGGCAAGCATCACCAGGCGTATGTCACCAACCTGAACGCGGCGCTCGACAAGCATCCCGACCTGCACAACCAGAGCCTGGATGACTTGATGAAGGGCATCAACAGCGTGCCGGACGACATCAAGGCGGCCGTGCGCAACAACGGCGGCGGCCACTGGAACCACTCGCTGTTCTGGACGCTGATGGCGCCCGGCGCCGGCGGCGCCCCCACCGGCGCGGTGGCCGATGCCATCACCAGCGCGTTCGGCGACTTCGAGAAGTTCAAGACCGCGGTCAACCAGGCCGGCACCACCCGCTTCGGCAGCGGCTGGGCGTGGGTGATCGACAACGGCGGCAAGCTCGAAGTGATGAGCACGCCCAACCAGGACAACCCGCTGATGGAAGGCAAGAAGGCCATTCTCGGCATCGACGTCTGGGAACACGCCTACTACCTGAAGTACCAGAACCGCCGCCCCGACTACCTGGGCGCGTGGTGGAACGTGGTGAACTGGGACGCCGTGAACAAGCTGCTTAAAGGCTAACCACGAAGGACACGAAGGAAAATCACGAAGGACGCGAAGCTTCTTTGGGCAAGCCAGAAAGATTCTTCGTGTCCTTCGCGGTTCCCTTCGTGTCCTTCGTGGTTGCCTTGGGCTCCACCACGAAGGCGCAGGAACCTCCGGTCGTCACCGCCTCCGTTTCCAACCTCACCCGCGCCGAGTCGTGGTCGT
This genomic interval from Acidobacteriota bacterium contains the following:
- the mqnE gene encoding aminofutalosine synthase MqnE, with protein sequence MRQRLTTAGLVDIADKVEARERLSFEDGVRLFESTDLLALGWIANRERERRHGDRTYFNHNLRLEATNVCEASCLFCSFARLKEGDPGSHTMSLEQIFAKLRQRADQPLTEIHIVNGLHPGLPFSYYTDLLSGLKQIRPGIHLKCFTAVEIAFFADHYGMTDQQVLVQLKAAGLDSLPGGGAEIFAPRVRQKICHDKCDGARYLAIHRIAHGLGMRTNVTMLYGHIETTEERVDHLLQTRTLQDETGGLQAFIPLAFHPDNNQMRKLPAPSATETLKVHAVARLVLDNVDHIKAYWISCGVEVAQTALWFGADDLDGTVQEETIYHMAGSSTPTTLSTDDIEQLIRDAGREPIERDTLYNVVRVPAPVASGFSRTL
- the nadA gene encoding quinolinate synthase NadA, which gives rise to MPTFLPVLNEVEKASLHERQPLPDAYLNLPDEEMALRIGGARAALGDRLVILGHHYQRDEVIRFADYTGDSFKLAGAIANHPAADYIVFCGVHFMAESADILALPHQRVILPDLAAGCSMADMAPADQLEICWSELQQMGLADRVVPVTYINSAAAIKSLVGENGGTVCTSSNAAATLEWGWQQKEKILFLPDQHLGRNTAFKMGVPLDRMVVWDPFEPFGGLTRDQLEHAQLILWKGHCSVHVRFTPQQIDKVRAEHPGIKVIVHPEVPFDVLQAADDSGSTEYILKTVREAPAGSSWAVGTEVHLVHRLAEEVAPGKTVVSLDQFGCLCSTMFRVSPNHLLWVLDSLVEGEVVNEIVVLDEQKKWAKIALDRMLAIT
- a CDS encoding superoxide dismutase, which produces MAHSLPALPYDVAALEPHIDSQTMQIHHGKHHQAYVTNLNAALDKHPDLHNQSLDDLMKGINSVPDDIKAAVRNNGGGHWNHSLFWTLMAPGAGGAPTGAVADAITSAFGDFEKFKTAVNQAGTTRFGSGWAWVIDNGGKLEVMSTPNQDNPLMEGKKAILGIDVWEHAYYLKYQNRRPDYLGAWWNVVNWDAVNKLLKG